The genomic interval GGAAGCCCCGGCCGCATCCGCCGTGCGGATGATCGTGCCGAGATTGCCGGGATCGCGCACCCGGTCGAGCGCCACCCAGGTCTCACCCTGTTGCGGGCGAACATTTTTGAGCGGCGTCCAGCGCTGCTCGAAGATGCCGACGACCATCTGCGGATTGTCGCGCCGGGTGATCGAGCCGATCACCTTTTCGCTGACTTCGAGCACCAGCCCGCCAGAGGCGACGGTCTTTGCCGCCATCTGTTCGACCAGCGGCTTGCCCTTAGCCGCCTTGGCATAGACCAGCGTGCGGATCGTCCAGCCGAGTTCGATCGCGTCGATGACGAGCTTCAGCCCTTCGGCGAGGAAAGTCCCGCTTTCCTCGCGCGACTTCTTGTTCGTCAGCGCCTTGATGTCCTTGATGATCGGATTGGCGAGCGAGGTGACTTCCTTCACCTGTCCGACCCTGCGCGGTCCCTGATCGTGGAAGTCTTTGCTCATTGCGGCACCCAGCGGGAAAAGAGGGAGGTGGAAAGCGCCCGGCCCGCAGTCCGGCCATCCGTGCCGGCCTCGCGAATGACCAGTTCGCCGGATTCGACCGCACCGCCGGCGCCGCGCATCGTCTCGCGCATCAGCTCGTGGATGGAATAGAAGCTGGCGCGGATCGAATAGGCCGTCAGCACCAGGCCGACCGCCTTCGGCGACAGGATCTCGCGGCAGATGTCGAGCATCAGCGGCAGGTGCTCGAAGAGATGCCAGACTTCGCCATTGGGACCGCGGCCGAATTTCGGCGGGTCGGTGAGGATGATGTCGTACTGGCTGCCGCGGCGTTCCTCGCGCAGGATGAATTTCATCGCATCCTCACAGATCCAGCGGATCGGCAATTTCTCCATGCGCCCGAGCGCCTGGTTTTCGCGCGCCCAGCCGATCGCCTTCTTCGACGCGTCGACATGGGTGACCTCGGCGCCGGCGGCGGCAGCGACCAGCGAAGCCACACCGGTATAACCGAAGAGGTTCAGCACCTTCAGCGGCCTGCCGGCCTGTTCTACCTGATCCTTCATCCAGCTCCAGTGGACGATCTGCTCGGGGAAGACGCCGACATGCCGGAACGAGGTGAAGCGGCCGAGGAAATCGACGCCAAGCAGATTGAGCGGCCAGGTTTCGCCGAGCGCCTCCCTCGGGAAACGCCAGCGACCGGTGCCTTCCTCGTCGGTATCGCCGGTGAAGACGGCGTCGACCTTTTCCCAGATCTGGGGCGCCAGCGACGGCCGCCACAGCGCCTGGGCTTCCGGCCGGATGATCCGATAGGGGCCGTACTGTTCCAGCTTCTGGCCATTGCCGCTGTCGATCAGATGGAAGTCGCCGGCTCCAAGCGATTC from Rhizobium lentis carries:
- a CDS encoding class I SAM-dependent methyltransferase codes for the protein MKQRERRPGQKKTAGPSGESRRDDRAGRPPKPAARPAAGRETVRETAAPAPVSRPLMTRTGERPIERVPVILESLGAGDFHLIDSGNGQKLEQYGPYRIIRPEAQALWRPSLAPQIWEKVDAVFTGDTDEEGTGRWRFPREALGETWPLNLLGVDFLGRFTSFRHVGVFPEQIVHWSWMKDQVEQAGRPLKVLNLFGYTGVASLVAAAAGAEVTHVDASKKAIGWARENQALGRMEKLPIRWICEDAMKFILREERRGSQYDIILTDPPKFGRGPNGEVWHLFEHLPLMLDICREILSPKAVGLVLTAYSIRASFYSIHELMRETMRGAGGAVESGELVIREAGTDGRTAGRALSTSLFSRWVPQ
- a CDS encoding TrmH family RNA methyltransferase, which encodes MSKDFHDQGPRRVGQVKEVTSLANPIIKDIKALTNKKSREESGTFLAEGLKLVIDAIELGWTIRTLVYAKAAKGKPLVEQMAAKTVASGGLVLEVSEKVIGSITRRDNPQMVVGIFEQRWTPLKNVRPQQGETWVALDRVRDPGNLGTIIRTADAAGASGVILVGEATDPFSLETVRATMGSVFAVPVARATPEEFIAWRKSTGVSVIATHLAGAVDYRTIDYRKKPIVLLMGNEQSGLPDQLAGQADALARIPQQGRADSLNLAVATAVMLFEARRHLLSLAEGK